In Fusobacterium sp. SYSU M8D902, one DNA window encodes the following:
- a CDS encoding hemolysin family protein, with protein MDTYQNIVLLIVLILLSGFFSASETALTSFRSTNLEKFEDNKEGKKVELLKKWLKNPNEMLTGLLVGNNVVNILASSIATVVTINIMGGTSSSSVAIATVGMTVILLIFGEITPKIIAKNYSVQIAGVVIRIIYLLALVLKPVIKILMFISKFLARLMGIDLKDQAIMVTAEDIKSLVNVGEAEGIIEEEEKEMIHSIVGFSETTAKEVMTPRTSMLAFEGDETLDEVWDEIIENGFSRIPVYEETIDNIIGVFYVKDVLSIVKKGETNVPIKNFVRPGYFVPETKSITEILQDFRKMKVHIALILDEYGGIVGLVTIEDLIEEITGEIRDEFDHEEDEFIHKIDENTYEVDGMLDIETLDKELNIKLPESEDYESLGGLIITELGRVAVVNDEITISGVRLKVLEVEKMRVAKVLIEVNAGEKTDD; from the coding sequence TTGGACACATACCAAAATATAGTACTATTAATTGTATTGATCCTATTGTCTGGATTTTTTTCAGCATCAGAAACGGCACTTACATCTTTCAGGAGTACTAATTTAGAGAAATTTGAAGACAATAAAGAGGGAAAAAAAGTTGAACTTTTAAAAAAGTGGTTAAAAAATCCAAATGAGATGCTTACAGGGCTTCTCGTTGGAAATAACGTGGTAAATATACTAGCATCTTCAATAGCTACTGTTGTAACTATAAATATAATGGGAGGGACATCTAGTTCCTCAGTTGCTATAGCAACAGTAGGAATGACAGTAATACTATTAATTTTTGGAGAGATAACTCCTAAGATTATAGCAAAGAATTACTCAGTTCAAATAGCAGGTGTAGTTATAAGGATCATATACCTATTGGCTTTAGTTTTAAAGCCTGTAATAAAGATTTTGATGTTTATTTCAAAATTTTTAGCAAGATTGATGGGAATAGATTTAAAAGATCAAGCTATTATGGTAACAGCTGAAGATATAAAATCTCTTGTGAATGTAGGAGAGGCTGAAGGAATAATAGAGGAAGAGGAAAAGGAGATGATCCATTCCATAGTAGGTTTTAGTGAAACAACTGCTAAAGAGGTAATGACCCCTAGAACTTCAATGTTAGCTTTTGAAGGGGATGAAACTCTAGATGAAGTATGGGATGAGATAATTGAGAATGGATTTTCTAGAATACCAGTTTATGAGGAGACAATTGATAATATAATCGGTGTTTTCTATGTAAAAGATGTATTGAGTATAGTAAAAAAAGGTGAGACAAATGTCCCTATCAAGAATTTTGTAAGACCTGGTTATTTTGTTCCTGAAACAAAATCAATAACAGAGATATTACAAGATTTTAGAAAAATGAAGGTCCATATAGCACTTATTCTAGATGAGTATGGTGGAATAGTGGGATTGGTAACAATAGAGGATTTAATAGAGGAGATCACTGGAGAGATTCGTGATGAATTTGACCATGAAGAGGACGAGTTTATTCATAAAATAGATGAGAATACTTATGAAGTTGATGGAATGTTGGACATTGAGACTCTGGACAAAGAGTTGAATATAAAATTACCTGAATCAGAGGACTATGAGAGCTTAGGTGGTTTAATCATAACAGAATTGGGAAGAGTAGCTGTTGTAAATGATGAGATCACTATTTCAGGTGTGAGGCTAAAAGTCTTGGAAGTTGAGAAGATGAGAGTAGCTAAAGTTTTAATAGAGGTAAATGCAGGAGAAAAAACTGATGATTAA
- the accB gene encoding acetyl-CoA carboxylase biotin carboxyl carrier protein, which yields MKIDVKTIKELADNIDKYNLNEIALESEGVKLVLKKEKLVQVETRPVQTAIVQQNTAVVEEAEEEEVVDTQEKEFITAPMVGTFYRSSAPGNPAFIEEGDTVASGETLCIIEAMKLMNEVKASKKCKVVKILVEDGQIVKKGDKLFVIE from the coding sequence ATGAAGATAGATGTTAAAACGATAAAAGAGTTGGCTGATAATATAGATAAGTACAATTTGAATGAGATTGCTTTAGAGAGTGAAGGGGTAAAATTAGTTTTGAAAAAAGAGAAACTAGTACAAGTTGAAACTCGTCCAGTACAGACAGCAATAGTTCAACAAAATACAGCTGTGGTAGAGGAAGCAGAAGAGGAAGAGGTAGTAGATACTCAAGAGAAAGAGTTTATCACAGCACCAATGGTGGGGACTTTTTATAGATCATCAGCTCCTGGTAATCCAGCTTTTATTGAAGAGGGGGATACAGTGGCAAGTGGAGAAACACTTTGTATCATAGAAGCTATGAAATTAATGAATGAAGTAAAAGCATCTAAAAAATGTAAAGTTGTTAAAATTTTAGTAGAAGATGGGCAGATAGTAAAAAAAGGAGATAAATTATTCGTAATAGAGTAG
- a CDS encoding ACT domain-containing protein, with protein MEKNEKREYYIVDKRILPNSIQSVIKVNDLVQNTKISKYEAIKKVGISRSTYYKYKDYIKPFFESGKEKVFSIHMSLVDKPGILASILNIIADEDMNVLTIVQNIAVDGIAKSTISIQTTENTLRKIEGMLEKISEVDGVKDLRIIGSN; from the coding sequence ATGGAGAAAAACGAAAAGAGAGAGTATTATATTGTAGATAAAAGAATACTTCCAAACTCTATTCAAAGTGTAATAAAGGTAAATGATTTAGTGCAAAATACAAAGATATCAAAGTATGAAGCAATAAAGAAGGTTGGAATTAGTAGAAGTACTTATTATAAGTACAAAGATTATATAAAACCTTTCTTTGAGAGTGGAAAAGAGAAGGTATTCAGTATACATATGTCTTTAGTAGATAAACCAGGAATACTAGCAAGTATACTAAATATCATAGCAGATGAAGATATGAATGTATTGACAATTGTGCAAAATATAGCAGTGGACGGAATAGCTAAATCAACAATATCAATACAGACTACTGAAAATACACTGAGAAAGATAGAGGGTATGTTGGAAAAGATATCTGAAGTAGATGGTGTAAAAGATCTAAGAATAATAGGAAGTAACTAG
- the folD gene encoding bifunctional methylenetetrahydrofolate dehydrogenase/methenyltetrahydrofolate cyclohydrolase FolD produces MKLDGKELATKIKDKIREDVIKLKEATNRVPGLAIVLVGDNPASKIYVNSKIKGCKELGFESFAHFLSDDISEVELLEVIENLNKDERVNGILVQLPLPKHIDEKKIIDKIALEKDVDGFKPENLGLLMLNDEDAIISCTPAGIMEILDNYSISLEGKDVVMIGRSNIVGKPMASLLINRGATVTICNSKTKDLQEKTKQADIVIIAIGKAKFLTGDMLKDGAVVIDVGINRTEEGLCGDVDFVSASEKCSHITPVPGGVGPMTVAMLFQNTLRVFKKINHI; encoded by the coding sequence ATAAAGTTAGATGGAAAAGAGTTAGCTACAAAAATAAAGGACAAAATTAGAGAAGATGTAATCAAGTTGAAGGAAGCTACAAATAGAGTTCCAGGTTTAGCAATAGTATTGGTAGGAGATAATCCAGCCTCAAAAATATATGTAAACTCAAAGATAAAGGGTTGTAAAGAGCTAGGATTTGAAAGCTTTGCTCATTTTTTATCTGATGATATCAGTGAAGTTGAGTTGTTAGAGGTAATAGAAAATCTAAATAAAGATGAGAGGGTAAATGGTATCTTAGTACAACTTCCTCTACCTAAACATATAGATGAGAAAAAGATTATAGATAAGATTGCTTTAGAAAAGGATGTAGATGGATTCAAACCTGAAAATTTAGGACTTCTAATGCTAAATGATGAAGACGCTATAATCTCTTGTACTCCAGCAGGGATAATGGAGATTCTAGATAACTACTCAATCTCTTTGGAGGGAAAAGATGTAGTGATGATAGGAAGAAGTAACATAGTAGGAAAACCAATGGCTAGTCTATTAATAAATAGAGGAGCTACTGTAACTATCTGCAATAGTAAAACTAAAGATCTTCAAGAGAAGACAAAACAAGCTGATATTGTTATAATAGCAATAGGAAAAGCAAAGTTTTTAACTGGTGATATGCTAAAAGATGGAGCTGTTGTAATTGATGTTGGAATAAATAGAACAGAGGAAGGTCTATGTGGAGATGTAGATTTTGTAAGTGCTAGTGAGAAATGTTCACATATAACACCTGTACCTGGAGGAGTAGGACCAATGACAGTTGCTATGTTATTCCAAAATACTTTAAGAGTTTTTAAAAAAATTAACCACATATAA
- the fmt gene encoding methionyl-tRNA formyltransferase, with protein sequence MRILFMGTPEFAVPSFEILNSEYDIVGAFTKVDKPNMRGKKIKFTPVKEYALEHNIPVFQPTTLKSKETQDLIRELNPDLIVVVAYGKILPKEIIDMPKYGVINVHSSLLPKYRGAAPINAAIIHGEKESGVSIMYIAEELDAGDVILTVKTEITDEDTFLTLHDRLKDLGAKGLLEAVKLIEKEEAPRTVQNHSEATFVRPFSKEDCRIDWSRSEREIFNFVRGMNPFPTAFTTCEEKIFKIYEVKENFETYENGVCGEVVDIKKGKGFVVKVGNGSVILTQVKPENKKLLSGADIINGGMLKIGNILK encoded by the coding sequence ATGAGAATATTATTTATGGGAACACCAGAATTTGCAGTCCCATCTTTTGAGATACTAAATTCTGAGTATGATATAGTAGGAGCATTTACAAAAGTAGATAAGCCAAATATGAGAGGGAAAAAGATCAAGTTTACTCCAGTTAAAGAGTATGCATTAGAGCACAATATCCCTGTATTTCAACCAACAACATTAAAGAGTAAGGAGACTCAGGATTTGATAAGAGAGTTAAATCCAGATTTAATTGTAGTTGTGGCTTATGGTAAAATATTACCAAAAGAGATAATTGATATGCCAAAATATGGAGTTATAAATGTACACTCTTCATTATTACCTAAATACAGAGGAGCTGCTCCAATTAATGCAGCAATTATACATGGAGAGAAAGAGAGTGGAGTGAGTATCATGTATATAGCTGAGGAGCTAGATGCAGGTGATGTTATACTTACAGTAAAAACTGAGATAACAGATGAAGATACTTTCTTAACTCTACATGATAGATTGAAAGATCTTGGAGCTAAAGGACTACTTGAGGCAGTTAAATTGATAGAGAAAGAGGAAGCACCAAGAACAGTGCAAAATCATTCAGAGGCAACTTTTGTAAGACCTTTCTCAAAAGAGGATTGTAGAATAGATTGGTCTAGAAGTGAAAGAGAGATATTCAATTTTGTAAGAGGAATGAATCCTTTCCCAACAGCATTTACAACTTGTGAAGAGAAAATCTTTAAAATTTATGAGGTGAAGGAGAACTTTGAAACATATGAAAATGGAGTGTGTGGAGAGGTTGTAGACATCAAAAAAGGAAAGGGATTTGTAGTAAAAGTTGGAAATGGAAGTGTTATTTTAACACAGGTAAAACCAGAGAATAAGAAGTTATTAAGTGGAGCTGATATTATAAATGGCGGAATGCTAAAAATAGGCAATATTTTGAAATAG
- the nrdR gene encoding transcriptional regulator NrdR — MRCPFCGSEDTKVIDSRAFMEGFSIKRRRECINCEKRFTTYEKIEEIPLYIVKKDKRREKFDREKLLKGLTRATIKRNISREEIETFVLEIEKSIQNSLKNEITSSELGEMVMEKLLKIDEVAYVRFVSVYKEFKDIESFIELVEKISKDRKEK, encoded by the coding sequence ATGAGATGTCCATTTTGTGGATCAGAGGATACTAAAGTAATAGATAGTCGTGCATTTATGGAGGGATTCTCAATAAAAAGACGTCGTGAATGCATAAATTGTGAAAAAAGATTTACAACTTATGAGAAAATAGAGGAGATTCCCCTATATATCGTAAAAAAAGATAAAAGAAGAGAGAAATTTGATAGAGAGAAACTATTAAAAGGCTTGACAAGAGCTACGATTAAGAGAAATATAAGTAGAGAAGAGATTGAAACATTTGTGTTGGAGATAGAGAAATCTATTCAAAACTCTTTAAAAAATGAGATAACTAGCAGTGAACTAGGAGAGATGGTTATGGAAAAGCTATTAAAAATAGATGAAGTAGCCTATGTTAGATTTGTTTCAGTATATAAAGAGTTTAAAGATATAGAGTCTTTTATTGAATTAGTAGAGAAGATAAGTAAGGATAGAAAGGAAAAATAG
- a CDS encoding PTS sugar transporter subunit IIA produces MTNIIKITDYMSENLISLNLKAKTKDEVLLELSKLIENSPNILTKGNTVYKALVEREKLGSTGIGKGVAIPHAKTEVAEKLTIAFGMSRDKIDFKSMDNEKVNIFFVFASPNKDSQIYLKVLARISRLIREESFREGLLNCKTASEVIDYIDKKES; encoded by the coding sequence ATGACTAATATAATAAAAATAACTGATTATATGTCAGAAAATTTGATTTCTCTGAATCTAAAAGCTAAAACTAAAGATGAAGTATTATTAGAACTTTCAAAATTAATTGAAAATTCACCAAACATATTAACAAAAGGGAATACTGTATACAAAGCTCTTGTGGAGAGAGAAAAATTAGGAAGTACAGGAATAGGAAAGGGAGTAGCTATTCCCCATGCTAAAACTGAGGTAGCAGAGAAATTGACAATCGCCTTTGGAATGAGTAGAGATAAGATTGATTTTAAATCAATGGATAATGAAAAAGTAAATATTTTCTTTGTTTTTGCATCACCAAATAAAGATAGTCAAATCTATTTAAAAGTATTGGCAAGGATTTCACGTCTAATAAGAGAAGAGAGTTTTAGAGAGGGACTTCTTAATTGTAAAACAGCAAGTGAGGTAATAGATTATATTGACAAAAAAGAGAGTTGA
- the recO gene encoding DNA repair protein RecO, producing the protein MIKFITDRGLVINKRDFGEADRYVTVFTENFGKIVFLLKGIRKSKKRELNSIDLLSLSNFTFYKKGENYTVSSFNGIESYSNIKSDLNRLEISLYFVALLNAILVENNRKKSLYKIFLRSLEFLNNNENEKKNYILIGYFLHYIIRDEGLNISSGEGYNFSFERSKFITENEKYIYKVSKSEKSLVEKFINNRAKDIDEEIETLEDIKKVVFLFERYLNFHLGIDIKLKNYIMEG; encoded by the coding sequence ATGATAAAATTCATAACAGATAGAGGGCTAGTAATAAATAAAAGAGATTTTGGTGAAGCTGATAGATATGTGACAGTTTTTACAGAAAATTTTGGGAAAATAGTTTTTCTACTGAAAGGAATTAGAAAAAGTAAGAAAAGAGAGTTGAATTCAATAGATCTTCTCTCTCTTTCCAATTTTACCTTTTATAAAAAGGGAGAAAACTATACAGTTTCATCTTTCAACGGAATAGAATCCTACAGTAATATCAAAAGTGATTTAAATAGACTTGAGATATCCTTATATTTTGTTGCTTTGCTCAATGCTATCTTAGTTGAAAATAATAGAAAAAAGTCATTATATAAAATATTTTTGAGAAGTTTGGAGTTTTTAAATAATAATGAAAATGAGAAGAAAAATTATATTTTAATAGGATATTTTCTCCATTATATAATCAGAGATGAGGGACTCAATATAAGTAGTGGAGAGGGTTATAATTTTTCTTTTGAAAGATCAAAGTTTATAACTGAAAATGAGAAGTATATATATAAAGTTTCTAAGAGTGAAAAGAGCTTGGTAGAAAAATTTATAAATAACAGAGCAAAAGATATAGATGAAGAGATAGAAACTTTAGAAGATATTAAAAAGGTTGTTTTTCTTTTTGAAAGATACTTAAATTTTCATTTAGGAATAGATATTAAATTAAAAAATTATATTATGGAGGGATAG
- the mreC gene encoding rod shape-determining protein MreC: MLRKKRDKKWSIKKRMGIILFILILIFVLFSKAVNFGVDIVSHIVFPIQRRVYQIGNFFKETSEAVVSYKSILEENRNLKNEQVKYDIVVAYNKELDQENERLREILKMKEEKKLNIKVAKVNFRNPSNLYERFYINLGKKDGIKKNYIVLAGENLIGKIGKVYDDYSIVDMITGENYTVSSLTESGALGIVRGSNEGDGTLYFEANTFQENIEIGEKVYTSGISEIYPKGIYLGKISEVIESGTEILKSIKLESEVDVINLAEVLILIPVEAKGNKK; this comes from the coding sequence ATGTTAAGAAAAAAAAGAGATAAAAAATGGTCAATAAAAAAAAGAATGGGAATTATCTTATTTATTCTTATTTTGATATTTGTTCTCTTTAGTAAAGCTGTTAATTTTGGTGTGGATATTGTAAGTCACATTGTTTTTCCTATTCAGAGAAGAGTATATCAGATTGGAAACTTTTTTAAAGAAACTTCAGAGGCAGTAGTAAGTTATAAATCTATATTAGAGGAGAATAGGAACTTAAAAAATGAACAGGTAAAGTATGATATAGTGGTAGCTTACAACAAGGAACTTGATCAAGAGAATGAGAGATTGAGAGAGATTCTTAAGATGAAAGAGGAGAAGAAGTTAAATATAAAAGTAGCAAAGGTAAACTTTAGAAATCCAAGTAACCTATATGAAAGATTCTATATAAACTTAGGAAAAAAAGATGGAATTAAGAAAAATTACATAGTTTTAGCTGGAGAGAATTTGATAGGAAAGATAGGTAAAGTCTATGATGATTATTCAATTGTTGATATGATAACAGGAGAAAACTATACAGTTAGCTCTCTCACTGAATCAGGTGCTCTAGGAATAGTGAGAGGAAGCAATGAGGGAGATGGAACTCTATACTTTGAAGCTAATACATTTCAAGAGAATATAGAGATTGGAGAGAAGGTATATACTTCTGGTATCAGCGAGATCTATCCTAAGGGGATATATTTAGGAAAGATTAGTGAGGTCATAGAGAGTGGAACAGAGATCTTAAAGAGCATAAAACTTGAAAGTGAAGTAGATGTTATAAATTTAGCTGAAGTTTTGATTTTGATTCCAGTAGAAGCAAAGGGGAATAAAAAATGA
- a CDS encoding M20/M25/M40 family metallo-hydrolase, whose translation MINRERMINNFIEMARISSPSLKEREMADYVKKQLQDLGMEVIEDGAGEKEGGNAGNIIGVLRNPGKKRILLSAHMDTVLPCDKVNPIIENGIIKSDGTTILGGDDKAGISNIIEAIKTIKENNLDHPEIVVVFSIAEEIGLLGAKNFDIEKYSPDYTFVLDSSGKPGIGIIQTPFSAKGKMKIIGKPAHAGIAPENGINALTVAAHAITKIKLGRIDSETTSNIGVVRGGEAVNIVMPEVILQYEARSFSGEKLDNLLAETDRVFREICKEFGAEFENGVTKGYSGYKLEDSEEILNIFKKACAQVEVECVTKPTGGGSDSNIYNEKGYKALTIGIGMTKVHTKEEYIEIEDMVKTANLVVEILKEMA comes from the coding sequence GTGATAAATAGAGAAAGAATGATTAATAATTTTATAGAGATGGCAAGAATATCTTCTCCTTCATTAAAAGAGAGAGAGATGGCTGACTATGTAAAAAAACAGTTACAAGATTTAGGAATGGAAGTAATTGAAGATGGTGCTGGAGAAAAAGAGGGAGGAAATGCTGGAAATATTATTGGAGTTTTAAGAAATCCAGGTAAAAAGAGAATACTGTTGAGTGCACATATGGATACAGTATTACCTTGTGATAAGGTAAATCCAATAATTGAAAATGGAATTATTAAGAGTGATGGAACAACAATATTAGGTGGAGATGACAAAGCGGGAATATCTAATATAATAGAGGCTATCAAAACTATAAAGGAGAATAATCTTGATCATCCTGAGATAGTAGTGGTATTTTCAATAGCTGAGGAGATAGGATTATTAGGAGCTAAGAATTTTGATATAGAAAAATATAGTCCAGATTATACATTTGTCTTAGATTCTAGTGGAAAACCTGGTATTGGAATTATACAGACACCATTCTCTGCAAAAGGAAAAATGAAGATAATTGGGAAACCAGCTCATGCAGGAATAGCACCAGAAAATGGAATAAATGCTTTAACAGTAGCAGCTCATGCTATAACAAAGATAAAATTAGGTAGAATAGACTCTGAAACAACTTCAAATATAGGTGTTGTAAGAGGCGGAGAAGCTGTTAATATAGTTATGCCAGAGGTAATATTACAGTATGAGGCTAGAAGTTTTTCAGGAGAGAAATTAGATAACTTATTAGCTGAAACAGATAGAGTATTTAGAGAGATATGTAAGGAGTTTGGAGCTGAGTTTGAGAACGGAGTGACAAAGGGATACTCAGGATATAAATTAGAGGATTCAGAGGAGATATTGAATATATTTAAAAAAGCTTGTGCTCAAGTAGAGGTTGAGTGTGTAACTAAGCCTACTGGTGGAGGAAGTGACTCAAATATCTACAATGAAAAAGGATACAAGGCTCTAACTATAGGAATTGGAATGACAAAAGTTCATACAAAAGAGGAGTATATTGAGATAGAGGATATGGTAAAAACTGCTAATTTAGTAGTAGAGATATTAAAGGAAATGGCATAA
- a CDS encoding NCS2 family permease, with translation MQNTETLERLYKISERGSTVKQEVIGGLTTFLAMSYIIFVNPSILGMTGMDKGALITVTCLTSALATIISGVWANAPFALAPGMGLNAFFTFTLVLGKGVPWQTALGIVFMSGVFFFALSLGGIREKIAYAIPVPLKIAVGGGIGLFITFIGLINLGLVAANPATIVGLGTMKTTTVIGIVGLLVAVVLEIKQVKGGMLIGIVTSTVLGFITGDIAVPESIVSLPPSIAPIAGKLDIVGAFKLSLIGPIFSFMFVDLFDTLGTLISCSRQAGIVDKDGKIKGFGRMLYTDVFSTIIGSVLGTSTVTTFVESAAGVAVGAKTGLASLVTGILFLLALFFSPVVAVVPGYATASALIIVGVYMFKQIVDLDFKDLKTLFPCFIIIVMMPLTYSISIGLSLGFLSYILIHLVTGDFKKLNLPLIFIGILCLVNLVI, from the coding sequence ATGCAAAACACAGAAACTTTGGAAAGATTGTACAAAATCTCTGAGAGAGGAAGTACAGTTAAGCAAGAGGTAATAGGAGGGCTAACAACATTCTTAGCAATGTCTTACATAATCTTTGTAAACCCTTCTATATTAGGTATGACTGGAATGGACAAGGGAGCTTTAATAACAGTAACTTGTTTGACATCTGCATTGGCAACTATAATATCAGGTGTATGGGCAAACGCTCCATTTGCTTTAGCTCCAGGAATGGGACTTAATGCTTTCTTTACATTTACATTGGTTTTAGGTAAGGGAGTACCTTGGCAGACAGCTCTTGGAATAGTATTTATGTCAGGAGTGTTTTTCTTTGCTTTATCTTTAGGTGGAATTAGAGAGAAGATTGCATATGCAATACCTGTTCCATTAAAAATAGCAGTAGGTGGAGGAATAGGTCTATTTATAACATTTATTGGACTTATAAACCTTGGTTTAGTAGCAGCTAACCCAGCTACTATAGTTGGATTGGGAACAATGAAAACAACTACTGTAATAGGAATTGTGGGATTGCTTGTGGCTGTTGTTCTTGAGATAAAACAGGTAAAAGGTGGAATGTTAATAGGAATAGTTACATCTACAGTATTAGGATTTATCACTGGTGATATTGCAGTACCAGAGAGCATTGTATCTCTTCCACCAAGTATAGCTCCAATAGCTGGAAAATTAGATATAGTAGGTGCTTTTAAACTATCTTTAATTGGACCAATATTCTCATTTATGTTTGTTGACTTATTCGATACTTTAGGAACTTTAATTTCTTGTTCTAGACAGGCTGGAATTGTAGATAAAGATGGAAAAATTAAGGGATTTGGAAGAATGTTATATACAGATGTATTTTCAACAATAATTGGATCTGTATTAGGAACAAGTACAGTAACAACATTCGTAGAGTCAGCAGCAGGAGTGGCAGTAGGAGCTAAAACAGGACTTGCTTCTCTTGTGACAGGAATTTTATTCCTACTTGCTCTATTTTTCTCTCCAGTAGTAGCTGTAGTACCTGGATATGCAACAGCTTCAGCACTTATCATAGTTGGAGTGTATATGTTTAAACAGATAGTAGATTTAGATTTTAAAGATCTAAAAACTCTATTCCCTTGCTTTATTATAATAGTTATGATGCCATTAACTTATAGTATCAGTATAGGATTAAGTTTAGGATTTTTAAGTTATATTCTTATTCACTTAGTAACTGGTGATTTTAAGAAATTAAATCTACCACTAATATTTATAGGTATACTTTGTTTAGTAAACTTGGTAATCTAG
- a CDS encoding RluA family pseudouridine synthase produces MEYIIDKEYSDVRLDKFLRKKLPNMALTEIFKAIRVGKIKVNGKKSKENYRLQENDVVKLFFEVKVEEKESKLKSINLKNSDIDKIKESIVYEDERVLIYNKDSNVVMHKGSGHDYGVSEIIKEYLKNPNFNFVNRIDKATSGLVIGAKSLVVTRELAEEIRERRVDKKYYILVDGIVKKRDFIIKSYLKKIDDRVIELDKKEDGAKESISYFKVLDYGDNCTLLEGRLGSGRTHQLRVQLSAMGHYILGDTRYGKGKEKKMYLFSHYLKIDKYDIEIKLPLPKEYRARLSK; encoded by the coding sequence ATGGAATATATAATTGACAAAGAGTATTCAGATGTAAGATTGGATAAATTTTTGAGAAAAAAACTACCTAATATGGCATTAACTGAGATTTTCAAAGCTATAAGAGTAGGGAAGATAAAGGTTAATGGAAAAAAGTCTAAAGAAAATTATAGACTACAGGAAAATGATGTGGTAAAATTATTTTTTGAGGTCAAGGTTGAAGAAAAAGAGAGTAAATTAAAAAGTATAAATCTAAAAAACTCAGATATTGATAAGATAAAAGAGTCTATTGTGTATGAGGATGAGAGAGTACTTATTTACAATAAGGATAGCAATGTAGTTATGCATAAAGGAAGTGGGCATGACTATGGGGTATCTGAGATAATAAAAGAGTATTTAAAAAATCCAAATTTTAATTTTGTAAATAGAATAGATAAAGCTACTTCAGGACTTGTAATCGGTGCTAAGAGCTTGGTTGTAACAAGAGAGTTAGCCGAAGAGATAAGGGAGAGAAGAGTAGATAAAAAATACTATATTTTGGTAGATGGGATAGTAAAAAAGAGAGATTTTATTATAAAGAGTTATTTGAAAAAGATAGATGATAGAGTTATTGAACTGGATAAAAAAGAGGATGGAGCTAAGGAGAGTATAAGTTACTTTAAAGTATTGGATTATGGAGATAACTGTACTCTTTTAGAGGGAAGATTAGGAAGTGGAAGAACTCATCAATTGAGAGTTCAACTATCAGCTATGGGACACTATATACTAGGTGACACAAGGTATGGAAAGGGAAAAGAGAAAAAGATGTATCTATTCTCACACTATCTAAAGATAGATAAGTATGATATAGAGATAAAACTACCTTTACCTAAGGAGTATAGAGCTAGGTTATCTAAATAA